One genomic region from Streptomyces sp. NBC_00457 encodes:
- the bldC gene encoding developmental transcriptional regulator BldC translates to MTARTPDAEPLLTPAEVATMFRVDPKTVTRWAKAGKLTSIRTLGGHRRYREAEVRALLAGIPQQRSEA, encoded by the coding sequence ATGACCGCTCGCACCCCTGATGCCGAGCCGCTGCTGACCCCGGCTGAGGTCGCCACCATGTTCCGTGTGGACCCGAAGACGGTCACGCGGTGGGCGAAGGCCGGGAAGCTTACATCGATCCGCACGCTCGGCGGGCACCGCCGCTACCGCGAGGCGGAGGTCCGTGCTCTGCTGGCGGGCATTCCGCAGCAGCGCAGCGAAGCCTGA
- the purQ gene encoding phosphoribosylformylglycinamidine synthase subunit PurQ, with the protein MTARIGVVTFPGSLDDRDTQRAIRLAGAEPVALWHKDKDLHQVDAVVLCGGFSYGDYLRAGAIARFSPVMEPLIEQAKAGLPVLGICNGFQILTEAHLLPGGMLGNDHLHFICRDQKLRVENAETAWTTDYSAGQEIHIPLKNMDGRYVADQYTLDKLEAEGRVAFRYLDFNPNGSLNDIAGISNEAGNVVGLMPHPEHAVEPLIGTGRTDGLPFFTSILKKLVNA; encoded by the coding sequence GTGACCGCTCGTATTGGCGTCGTCACTTTCCCGGGCAGCCTCGACGACCGGGACACCCAGCGCGCGATCCGCCTCGCGGGCGCCGAACCGGTCGCCCTCTGGCACAAGGACAAGGACCTCCACCAGGTCGACGCCGTGGTGCTGTGCGGTGGTTTCTCCTACGGCGACTATCTGCGCGCCGGTGCCATCGCGCGCTTCTCGCCGGTGATGGAGCCCCTCATCGAGCAGGCGAAGGCGGGCCTCCCGGTCCTCGGCATCTGCAACGGCTTCCAGATCCTCACCGAGGCCCACCTGCTCCCGGGCGGGATGCTCGGCAACGACCACCTCCACTTCATCTGCCGCGACCAGAAGCTGCGGGTGGAGAACGCGGAGACGGCCTGGACGACCGACTACTCGGCGGGCCAGGAGATCCACATCCCGCTGAAGAACATGGACGGCCGGTACGTCGCCGACCAGTACACGCTGGACAAGCTGGAGGCCGAGGGCCGCGTCGCCTTCCGGTACCTGGACTTCAACCCCAACGGCTCGCTCAACGACATCGCCGGCATCAGCAACGAAGCCGGGAACGTCGTAGGCCTGATGCCGCACCCGGAGCACGCCGTGGAGCCGCTCATCGGCACCGGCCGCACCGACGGCCTCCCCTTCTTCACCTCGATCCTCAAGAAGCTGGTCAACGCATGA
- a CDS encoding DUF6274 family protein, whose product MAASVRHETRALLRAHLAAASSYRHLTRHCPICHHLLRLAMDTAPRTARDPQEAVEDESTTPA is encoded by the coding sequence ATGGCGGCATCGGTCAGGCATGAGACGCGGGCGTTGCTTCGTGCACATCTGGCGGCCGCCTCTTCCTATCGCCATCTGACGCGCCACTGCCCGATCTGCCACCATCTTCTGCGGCTGGCCATGGACACGGCCCCACGGACCGCCCGGGATCCGCAGGAGGCCGTGGAGGACGAGAGCACCACGCCCGCATGA
- a CDS encoding DUF3073 domain-containing protein: MGRGRAKAKQTKVARQLKYNSGGTDLSRLANELGASTSQQPPNGEPFEDDDEEDDPYAQYADLYNDEDEDDESGPASQQRRGA; the protein is encoded by the coding sequence ATGGGGCGCGGCCGGGCCAAGGCCAAGCAGACGAAGGTCGCCCGCCAGCTGAAGTACAACAGCGGCGGGACTGACCTGTCGCGTCTGGCCAACGAGCTGGGCGCTTCGACTTCGCAACAGCCGCCGAATGGCGAGCCGTTCGAGGACGATGACGAGGAAGATGACCCGTACGCCCAGTACGCGGATCTCTATAACGACGAGGACGAGGACGACGAGTCCGGTCCCGCGTCGCAACAACGCCGCGGCGCTTGA
- a CDS encoding maleylpyruvate isomerase family mycothiol-dependent enzyme, producing MPPARKRPRTYDPAKIRAAVLAQFGHVRDAVRTLTPEQLALPTRLGHWTVRELVAHTGMAPAAVVRLLDEPEPARQDAALLDWLPAIADAADDIADTARLRAEQHTDLDSHLADIEREFTARIADEPGSRLLPTSAGALTLADYLVTRTVELVVHTDDLNAAVPGLDIPYDRQALAACTRLLADALAAKAPGGSTEVRIPPYAVVQCVEGPRHTRGTPPNVVETDPLTWIRLATGRVEWKHAVHDAKVSASGERADLGPLLPLLR from the coding sequence ATGCCCCCGGCCAGAAAACGCCCCCGAACCTACGACCCCGCCAAGATCCGCGCCGCCGTGCTCGCGCAGTTCGGGCATGTACGGGACGCCGTACGCACGTTGACGCCCGAACAGCTCGCGTTGCCGACGCGCCTCGGGCACTGGACCGTACGGGAGTTGGTGGCGCACACCGGGATGGCGCCGGCGGCCGTGGTGCGGCTGCTCGACGAGCCGGAACCGGCGCGGCAGGACGCGGCGCTATTGGACTGGCTCCCCGCGATCGCCGACGCAGCCGACGACATCGCCGACACGGCCCGGCTGAGGGCCGAGCAGCACACGGATCTGGACAGCCATCTCGCGGACATCGAGCGGGAGTTCACCGCCCGCATCGCCGACGAGCCCGGCAGCCGCCTGCTCCCCACCAGCGCGGGCGCCCTGACCCTGGCCGACTACCTCGTCACCCGCACCGTGGAACTCGTCGTCCACACCGACGACCTGAACGCCGCCGTCCCCGGCCTGGACATCCCGTACGACCGCCAGGCCCTCGCCGCCTGCACCCGCCTCCTCGCCGACGCGCTCGCCGCCAAGGCGCCCGGCGGCTCGACGGAGGTGCGGATCCCGCCGTACGCCGTGGTGCAGTGCGTGGAGGGGCCGCGGCATACGCGCGGCACCCCGCCCAACGTCGTCGAGACCGACCCGCTCACCTGGATCCGGCTCGCGACCGGGCGGGTGGAGTGGAAGCATGCTGTCCATGACGCCAAGGTCAGCGCCAGCGGGGAGCGGGCCGATCTCGGGCCGTTGCTGCCGCTGCTTCGTTGA
- a CDS encoding Leu/Phe/Val dehydrogenase, with protein sequence MTDVTGAPADVLHTLFHSDQGGHEQVVLCQDRASGLKAVIAIHSTALGPALGGTRFYPYASEEEAVADALNLSRGMSYKNAMAGLDHGGGKAVIIGDPERDKTEELLLAYGRFVASLGGRYVTACDVGTYVADMDVVHRACPWTTGRSPENGGAGDSSVLTAYGVYQGMRASAQHLWGDPSLRARRIGIAGVGKVGRHLVEHLVAEGAEVFVTDVREEAVRQVTERYDTVLAVPDTEALIRVDGLGIYAPCALGGALNDDTVPVLTAEIVCGAANNQLAHPGVEKDLADRHILYAPDYVVNAGGVIQVADELHGFDFERCKAKAAKIYDTTLAIFARAKADGIPPAAAADRIAEQRMHEAAARGR encoded by the coding sequence GTGACCGACGTAACCGGCGCGCCTGCTGATGTACTGCACACCCTGTTCCATTCGGATCAGGGGGGTCATGAGCAAGTCGTGCTCTGCCAGGACCGAGCCAGCGGCCTCAAGGCCGTCATCGCCATCCACTCCACCGCCCTGGGCCCCGCACTCGGCGGTACGCGCTTCTACCCGTACGCCAGCGAGGAGGAGGCCGTCGCCGACGCGCTCAACCTCTCGCGCGGCATGTCGTACAAGAACGCCATGGCCGGGCTCGACCACGGCGGCGGCAAGGCCGTGATCATCGGTGACCCGGAGCGCGACAAGACCGAGGAACTGCTGCTCGCCTACGGGCGTTTCGTGGCCTCGCTCGGCGGCCGGTACGTCACCGCGTGCGACGTCGGCACCTACGTCGCCGACATGGACGTCGTCCACCGCGCATGCCCCTGGACCACCGGCCGCTCGCCCGAGAACGGCGGCGCCGGCGACTCCTCCGTCCTCACCGCGTACGGCGTCTACCAGGGCATGCGGGCCAGCGCCCAGCATCTGTGGGGCGACCCCTCGCTGCGGGCCAGGCGCATCGGCATCGCGGGCGTCGGCAAGGTCGGCCGCCACCTGGTGGAGCACCTGGTCGCGGAGGGCGCCGAGGTCTTCGTGACCGACGTGCGCGAGGAGGCCGTACGGCAGGTGACCGAGCGGTACGACACCGTGCTGGCCGTTCCGGACACCGAGGCGCTGATCCGCGTCGACGGGCTCGGCATCTACGCCCCCTGCGCGCTGGGCGGCGCGCTGAACGACGACACCGTGCCCGTGCTCACCGCCGAGATCGTGTGCGGCGCCGCCAACAACCAGCTGGCCCACCCGGGCGTCGAGAAGGACCTGGCCGACCGCCACATCCTGTACGCGCCCGACTACGTGGTGAACGCGGGCGGTGTCATCCAGGTCGCCGACGAGCTGCACGGCTTCGACTTCGAGCGGTGCAAGGCGAAGGCGGCGAAGATCTACGACACCACGCTGGCAATATTCGCACGTGCGAAGGCGGACGGCATTCCGCCGGCCGCCGCGGCCGACCGGATCGCCGAGCAGCGGATGCACGAGGCGGCGGCGCGCGGACGGTGA
- a CDS encoding META domain-containing protein, translating into MKRTTKNMTYAAAALAGTAVLAACGTESGSGRVGEGDTTKDISTIADTSWLPQSVTVDGKKYDLPKGDSFDLEDAHITFKPGAAEPDVGGGESGGTVGCNHFGADVDIEGDTVKVTDLARTMIGCEGAVGEFEEKFVGVFEGNLKAAVQERDGTKTLTLTSGNGDRITLREGTAETAPALKGTRWTIDTLLSGKSDDSTAVSLPEKAKAHLTLTKNNTVTGSLGCNTFNAKATVKDGTIEIGPLATTRMVCSEPVMKTERELTEILSGKVSYQQKHKSLTITAASGEGLVARAK; encoded by the coding sequence ATGAAGCGGACGACGAAGAACATGACGTACGCCGCCGCGGCCTTGGCCGGCACGGCCGTCCTGGCCGCCTGCGGCACGGAGTCCGGCAGCGGCAGGGTCGGCGAGGGCGACACCACCAAGGACATCTCCACCATCGCGGACACCTCCTGGCTGCCCCAGAGCGTGACCGTCGACGGCAAGAAGTACGACCTGCCCAAGGGCGACTCCTTCGACCTCGAGGACGCCCACATCACCTTCAAACCCGGCGCGGCCGAGCCCGACGTCGGCGGAGGCGAGTCCGGCGGCACGGTGGGCTGCAACCACTTCGGCGCCGACGTCGACATCGAGGGCGACACCGTGAAGGTCACCGACCTCGCGAGGACGATGATCGGCTGCGAGGGAGCCGTCGGGGAGTTCGAGGAGAAGTTCGTGGGCGTCTTCGAGGGCAACCTCAAAGCCGCCGTACAAGAGCGCGACGGCACCAAGACCCTCACCCTGACCAGCGGCAACGGCGACCGCATCACCCTTCGCGAAGGCACCGCCGAGACCGCCCCCGCCCTCAAGGGCACCCGGTGGACGATCGACACCCTGCTGTCGGGCAAGAGCGACGACTCGACCGCCGTGTCCCTGCCCGAAAAGGCGAAGGCCCACCTCACCCTCACCAAGAACAACACCGTCACCGGCAGCCTCGGCTGCAACACCTTCAACGCCAAGGCCACCGTCAAGGACGGCACCATCGAGATCGGCCCTCTCGCGACCACACGGATGGTGTGCTCGGAGCCCGTCATGAAGACCGAGCGCGAACTCACCGAAATCCTCTCCGGCAAGGTCTCCTACCAGCAGAAACACAAGTCCCTGACGATCACCGCGGCCTCCGGCGAGGGCCTCGTGGCACGGGCGAAGTAA
- the purL gene encoding phosphoribosylformylglycinamidine synthase subunit PurL yields the protein MSRTPLDTVEHATATPDVELPWAELGLKKDEYERVVEILGRRPTGAELAMYSVMWSEHCSYKSSKVHLRQFGEKAPESDAMLVGIGENAGVVDVGQGYAVTFKVESHNHPSYVEPYQGAATGVGGIVRDIIAMGARPVAVVDPLRFGAADHPDTKRVLPGVVAGIGGYGNCLGLPNIGGEVVFDACYQGNPLVNAGAIGVMRHEDIHLAKASGAGNKVILYGARTGGDGIGGASILASETFDDAKPSKRPAVQVGDPFQEKLLIECTLEAFAEKLVVGIQDLGAAGLSCATSELASNGSGGMRVTLDDVPLRDSTLSPEEILMSESQERMCAVVEPGKVDRFLEICDKWDVIATVIGEVTDGDRLEIYWHGGKIVDVDPRTVAHEGPVYERSYARPSWQDALQADDANKLPRPKSSDELKDQVLKLVASPNQASKSWITSQYDHFVQGNTVLAQPEDSGMIRIDEASGLGVAIATDGNGRYAKLDPYAGAQLALAEAYRNVATTGAKPLAVSDCLNFGSPEDPAVMWQFAEAVRGLADACQQLGTPVTGGNVSLYNQTGEVAIHPTPVVAVLGVIDDVARRTPVAFQEEGQLLYLLGDTREEFGGSAWSQVVHDHLGGLPPQVDLERERLLAEILISASRDGMIDSAHDLSDGGLIQAVVESALLGGKGARLIVPDGLDAFTFLLSESAGRALVAVPRSEEVRFNDMCGARGLPVTRIGVVDGDAVELQGEFTLSLDELREAHENTIPALLK from the coding sequence ATGAGCCGGACGCCTCTCGACACGGTCGAGCACGCGACCGCGACCCCCGACGTCGAGCTGCCCTGGGCCGAACTCGGCCTGAAGAAGGACGAGTACGAGAGGGTCGTGGAGATCCTCGGCCGCCGGCCCACCGGTGCCGAGCTGGCCATGTACTCCGTCATGTGGTCCGAGCACTGCTCGTACAAGTCCTCCAAGGTCCATCTGCGCCAGTTCGGCGAGAAGGCCCCCGAGTCCGACGCGATGCTCGTCGGCATCGGCGAGAACGCGGGCGTGGTGGACGTCGGCCAGGGCTACGCGGTCACCTTCAAGGTCGAGTCGCACAACCACCCCTCCTACGTCGAGCCCTACCAGGGCGCGGCCACGGGCGTCGGCGGCATCGTGCGCGACATCATCGCGATGGGCGCCAGGCCGGTAGCCGTCGTGGACCCCCTCCGCTTCGGTGCGGCCGATCACCCCGACACCAAGCGCGTACTCCCCGGCGTCGTCGCCGGCATCGGCGGCTACGGCAACTGCCTCGGCCTCCCCAACATCGGCGGCGAGGTCGTCTTCGACGCCTGCTACCAGGGGAACCCGCTGGTCAACGCCGGTGCCATCGGCGTCATGCGGCACGAGGACATCCACCTCGCGAAGGCGTCCGGCGCGGGCAACAAGGTCATCCTGTACGGCGCCCGCACGGGCGGCGACGGCATCGGTGGCGCGTCCATCCTCGCCTCGGAGACCTTCGACGACGCCAAGCCCTCCAAGCGCCCCGCCGTCCAGGTCGGCGACCCCTTCCAGGAGAAGCTGCTCATCGAGTGCACCCTGGAGGCGTTCGCCGAGAAGCTGGTGGTCGGCATCCAGGACCTCGGCGCGGCGGGCCTGTCCTGCGCCACGTCCGAGCTGGCGTCGAACGGCTCGGGCGGCATGCGCGTCACCCTGGACGACGTACCCCTGCGCGACTCGACCCTCTCGCCCGAGGAAATCCTCATGAGCGAGTCGCAGGAACGCATGTGCGCGGTCGTCGAGCCGGGGAAGGTCGACCGTTTCCTGGAGATCTGCGACAAGTGGGACGTCATCGCGACCGTCATCGGTGAGGTGACGGACGGCGACCGCCTGGAGATCTACTGGCACGGCGGCAAGATCGTCGACGTCGACCCGCGCACGGTCGCGCACGAGGGCCCGGTCTACGAGCGCTCGTACGCCCGCCCGTCCTGGCAGGACGCCCTCCAGGCGGACGACGCGAACAAGCTGCCGCGGCCGAAGAGCTCGGACGAGCTGAAGGACCAGGTCCTGAAGCTGGTCGCCTCCCCGAACCAGGCCTCCAAGTCCTGGATCACCTCCCAGTACGACCACTTCGTGCAGGGCAACACGGTGCTGGCCCAGCCCGAGGACTCCGGGATGATCCGCATCGACGAGGCGAGCGGCCTCGGCGTAGCGATCGCGACGGACGGCAACGGGCGGTACGCCAAGCTGGACCCGTACGCGGGCGCGCAGCTGGCGCTGGCGGAGGCGTACCGCAATGTCGCCACCACCGGCGCCAAGCCGCTCGCCGTGTCCGACTGCCTGAACTTCGGTTCGCCCGAGGACCCGGCGGTGATGTGGCAGTTCGCGGAGGCGGTACGAGGTCTCGCGGACGCCTGCCAGCAGCTCGGCACCCCGGTGACGGGTGGCAACGTCTCCCTCTACAACCAGACGGGCGAGGTGGCCATCCACCCGACCCCGGTGGTCGCGGTCCTCGGCGTGATCGACGACGTCGCGCGCCGCACGCCGGTCGCCTTCCAGGAGGAGGGCCAGCTGCTGTACCTCCTTGGCGACACGCGTGAGGAGTTCGGCGGCTCGGCCTGGTCGCAGGTCGTCCACGACCACCTGGGCGGTCTGCCGCCCCAGGTCGACCTGGAGCGGGAACGCCTCCTGGCCGAGATCCTGATCTCCGCCTCCCGCGACGGCATGATCGACTCCGCGCACGACCTGTCCGACGGCGGCCTCATCCAGGCCGTGGTCGAGTCCGCGCTGCTCGGCGGCAAGGGCGCGCGACTCATCGTCCCCGACGGGCTCGACGCCTTCACCTTCCTCCTCTCCGAGTCGGCGGGCCGCGCGCTCGTCGCCGTACCGCGCTCCGAGGAGGTCCGCTTCAACGACATGTGCGGCGCGCGGGGCCTGCCGGTCACGCGGATCGGTGTCGTGGACGGCGACGCCGTGGAACTCCAGGGCGAGTTCACCCTCAGCCTCGACGAGCTGCGCGAGGCGCACGAGAACACCATCCCGGCCCTGCTCAAGTAG
- the purF gene encoding amidophosphoribosyltransferase, which translates to MPRGDGRLSHDLLPGEKGPQDACGVFGVWAPGEEVAKLTYFGLYALQHRGQESAGIAVSNGSQILVFKDMGLVSQVFDETSLGSLQGHIAVGHARYSTTGASVWENAQPTFRATAHGSIALGHNGNLVNTAQLAEMVADLPKQEGRTPRVAATNDTDLLTALLAAQVDEDGKPLTIEEAAHSVLPQVLGAFSLVFMDENTLYAARDPQGIRPLVLGRLERGWVVASESAALDICGAAYVREIEPGEFVAIDENGLRTSRFAEAKPKGCVFEYVYLARPDTDIAGRNVYLSRVEMGRRLAKEAPVDADLVIATPESGTPAAIGYAEASGIPFGAGLVKNAYVGRTFIQPSQTIRQLGIRLKLNPLKEVIKGKRLVVVDDSIVRGNTQRALVRMLREAGAAEVHIRISSPPVKWPCFFGIDFATRAELIANGMTIDEIGTSLGADSLAYISLDGMIEATTIAKPNLCRACFDGEYPMELPDPELLGKQLLETELAAGPAATAAADAIRRP; encoded by the coding sequence GTGCCACGTGGTGACGGTCGACTAAGTCATGATCTGCTCCCCGGTGAGAAAGGCCCCCAGGACGCTTGCGGCGTCTTCGGTGTCTGGGCTCCCGGCGAAGAGGTCGCCAAGCTCACTTACTTCGGGCTCTACGCCCTCCAGCATCGAGGTCAGGAATCCGCGGGAATCGCGGTCAGCAACGGCTCCCAGATCCTCGTCTTCAAGGACATGGGCCTGGTCTCCCAGGTCTTCGACGAAACCTCGCTCGGTTCGCTCCAGGGTCACATCGCGGTCGGTCACGCCCGCTACTCGACCACCGGCGCCTCCGTGTGGGAGAACGCCCAGCCGACGTTCCGAGCCACCGCGCACGGCTCCATCGCGCTCGGCCACAACGGCAACCTGGTCAACACGGCCCAGCTCGCCGAGATGGTCGCCGACCTGCCCAAGCAGGAGGGCCGCACCCCGCGCGTCGCGGCCACCAACGACACCGACCTGCTCACGGCGCTGCTCGCCGCCCAGGTCGACGAGGACGGCAAGCCGCTGACCATCGAGGAGGCCGCCCACTCGGTCCTCCCGCAGGTCCTCGGCGCCTTCTCCCTCGTCTTCATGGACGAGAACACGCTCTACGCCGCCCGCGACCCGCAGGGCATCCGCCCGCTGGTCCTCGGCCGCCTGGAGCGCGGCTGGGTCGTCGCCTCCGAGTCCGCCGCCCTCGACATCTGCGGCGCCGCCTACGTCCGCGAGATCGAGCCGGGCGAGTTCGTCGCCATCGACGAGAACGGCCTGCGAACGTCCCGATTCGCGGAAGCGAAGCCCAAGGGCTGTGTCTTCGAGTACGTCTACCTCGCCCGCCCGGACACCGACATCGCCGGCCGGAACGTCTACCTCAGCCGGGTCGAGATGGGCCGCCGCCTCGCGAAGGAAGCGCCCGTCGACGCCGACCTCGTCATAGCGACCCCGGAGTCCGGCACCCCGGCCGCCATCGGCTACGCCGAAGCGTCCGGCATCCCCTTCGGTGCCGGTCTTGTGAAGAACGCATACGTCGGCCGTACGTTCATCCAGCCCTCCCAGACGATCCGCCAGCTCGGCATCCGGCTGAAGCTGAATCCGCTGAAGGAAGTCATCAAGGGCAAGCGCCTGGTCGTCGTCGACGACTCGATCGTGCGCGGCAACACCCAGCGGGCCCTGGTCCGCATGCTCCGCGAGGCGGGCGCCGCCGAGGTCCACATCCGGATCTCCTCGCCGCCCGTGAAGTGGCCCTGCTTCTTCGGCATCGACTTCGCCACCCGCGCCGAGCTCATCGCCAACGGCATGACCATCGACGAGATCGGCACCTCGCTGGGCGCCGACTCCCTGGCGTACATCTCCCTCGACGGCATGATCGAGGCGACCACCATCGCCAAGCCGAACCTCTGCCGCGCCTGCTTCGACGGCGAGTACCCGATGGAGCTCCCGGACCCCGAGCTGCTGGGCAAGCAGCTCCTGGAGACCGAGCTGGCCGCGGGGCCCGCCGCCACGGCCGCGGCCGACGCGATCCGTCGCCCGTAA
- the purM gene encoding phosphoribosylformylglycinamidine cyclo-ligase, producing MSETHAASGASYAAAGVDIEAGDRAVELMKEWVKKTQRPEVLGGLGGFAGLFDASALKRYERPLLASATDGVGTKVDIARQMGVYDTIGHDLVAMVMDDIVVCGAEPLFMTDYICVGKVHPERVAAIVKGIAEGCVLAGTALVGGETAEHPGLLGPDDFDVAGAGTGVVEADRLLGPDRIRTGDAVIAMAASGLHSNGYSLVRHVLLDRAGMALDTQVAEFGRTLGEELLEPTKIYSLDCLALTRTTDVHAFSHVTGGGLAANLARVIPDGLHAIVDRSTWTPAPVFDLVGKTGDVELLELEKTLNMGVGMIAIIPEEASDVALATLADRGVEAWVAGEITDRGDHATGAELVGAYAH from the coding sequence ATGTCTGAGACTCATGCTGCTTCCGGTGCTTCCTACGCGGCTGCCGGCGTCGACATCGAAGCGGGCGACCGCGCCGTCGAGCTGATGAAGGAGTGGGTGAAGAAGACGCAGCGCCCCGAGGTCCTCGGCGGCCTCGGCGGTTTCGCCGGCCTCTTCGACGCCTCCGCCCTCAAGCGCTACGAGCGTCCGCTGCTCGCGTCCGCCACCGACGGCGTCGGCACCAAGGTCGACATCGCGCGCCAGATGGGCGTCTACGACACCATCGGCCACGACCTGGTCGCCATGGTGATGGACGACATCGTGGTGTGCGGCGCCGAGCCGCTGTTCATGACCGACTACATCTGCGTCGGCAAGGTCCACCCCGAGCGGGTGGCCGCCATCGTGAAGGGCATCGCCGAGGGCTGCGTCCTCGCCGGCACCGCTCTGGTCGGCGGCGAGACCGCCGAGCACCCCGGTCTGCTCGGCCCGGACGACTTCGACGTGGCCGGCGCCGGCACGGGCGTGGTGGAGGCCGACCGGCTGCTCGGCCCGGATCGTATCCGTACGGGTGACGCGGTGATCGCCATGGCGGCCTCCGGCCTTCACTCGAACGGGTACTCGCTCGTCCGGCATGTCCTGCTGGACCGCGCGGGCATGGCGCTGGACACCCAGGTCGCCGAGTTCGGCCGCACCCTCGGTGAGGAGCTCCTGGAGCCCACCAAGATCTACTCGCTGGACTGCCTGGCGCTGACCCGGACGACGGATGTGCACGCGTTCAGCCATGTCACCGGCGGTGGACTGGCGGCCAACCTCGCCCGTGTCATCCCGGACGGCCTGCACGCGATCGTCGACCGCTCCACCTGGACCCCGGCCCCGGTGTTCGACCTCGTCGGCAAGACCGGCGACGTCGAGCTGCTGGAGCTGGAGAAGACCCTCAACATGGGCGTCGGCATGATCGCGATCATCCCGGAGGAAGCGTCGGACGTGGCCCTGGCGACCCTGGCCGACCGCGGTGTCGAGGCATGGGTGGCCGGCGAGATCACGGACCGCGGCGACCACGCCACGGGTGCGGAGCTGGTCGGCGCGTATGCACACTGA